The Lysinibacillus pakistanensis genome includes a window with the following:
- the hslU gene encoding ATP-dependent protease ATPase subunit HslU translates to MTQNNLTPRQITEHLDRYIVGQNEAKRAVAIALRNRYRRSLLNDDMKAEVIPKNILMIGPTGVGKTEIARRIAKLTNAPFVKVEATKFTEVGYVGRDVESMVRDVVEASHRLVKEEMMESVKEQAEELANEAIVKLLVPSLRKKQSMQNPFEMLFGGKDQQSTDENSSEETEVRSKRAQIAIDLRNGKLENEWITIEVTEQSPSIFDALQGTGMDMSANSGMQDMLSSLMPKKTKKRRVQVKDARRILTIEEANKLIDADEVAQEAIVRAEQSGIIFIDEIDKIASKESNSSANVSREGVQRDILPIVEGSTVTTKYGAVKTDYMLFVAAGAFHMSKPSDLIPELQGRFPIRVELEKLTKQDFVRILQEPDQSLILQYKALLETEGVEINFTEDAIERIAEIATEVNQETDNIGARRLHTILERLLEELSFEASEIAPANIPITAAYVDQKLAGIVKNKDLSQFIL, encoded by the coding sequence ATGACGCAAAATAATTTAACGCCAAGACAAATCACTGAGCATCTGGACCGTTATATTGTAGGACAAAATGAAGCAAAGCGAGCAGTTGCTATTGCCTTACGTAATCGTTATCGCCGCTCGCTGTTAAATGATGACATGAAGGCAGAGGTTATTCCAAAAAATATCTTAATGATAGGGCCAACAGGTGTCGGAAAAACAGAAATTGCAAGAAGAATTGCAAAGTTAACGAATGCACCATTTGTCAAAGTTGAAGCAACAAAATTTACAGAAGTAGGCTATGTTGGACGTGACGTAGAGTCTATGGTACGTGATGTTGTAGAAGCTTCTCATCGACTTGTAAAAGAAGAGATGATGGAGTCTGTGAAAGAGCAGGCGGAAGAATTAGCGAATGAGGCAATCGTTAAATTATTGGTTCCCTCCTTGCGAAAAAAACAATCGATGCAAAATCCTTTCGAAATGCTGTTTGGTGGCAAAGATCAGCAGTCAACTGATGAAAACTCATCTGAAGAGACTGAGGTGCGTTCAAAACGTGCACAAATCGCGATTGATTTACGTAATGGTAAATTAGAAAACGAGTGGATTACCATTGAAGTAACAGAGCAAAGTCCTTCTATTTTTGATGCATTACAAGGAACGGGTATGGATATGTCTGCTAATAGTGGTATGCAAGATATGCTATCTAGCTTGATGCCTAAAAAAACGAAAAAACGCAGAGTCCAAGTGAAGGATGCGCGACGCATTTTAACAATTGAGGAAGCGAACAAACTTATAGATGCAGATGAAGTTGCACAAGAAGCCATAGTAAGAGCTGAGCAATCAGGCATTATCTTTATTGATGAGATTGATAAAATTGCTAGTAAAGAAAGTAACTCTTCTGCGAATGTATCTCGAGAAGGTGTACAGCGTGATATACTGCCAATCGTGGAGGGATCTACAGTTACTACAAAGTATGGCGCTGTGAAAACAGACTATATGCTCTTTGTTGCTGCAGGAGCATTCCATATGTCAAAGCCATCCGATTTAATTCCTGAACTACAGGGGCGTTTCCCAATTCGGGTAGAACTTGAGAAATTAACGAAGCAAGATTTTGTCCGTATTTTGCAAGAGCCAGATCAATCGCTTATTTTGCAGTATAAGGCATTATTAGAAACAGAAGGTGTAGAGATTAACTTTACGGAAGATGCTATTGAACGTATTGCTGAAATTGCAACTGAGGTCAATCAAGAAACGGATAATATTGGAGCCCGACGTTTGCATACGATTTTAGAGCGCTTGCTCGAGGAATTATCGTTTGAGGCATCAGAGATTGCACCTGCGAATATTCCGATCACTGCCGCATATGTTGATCAAAAACTAGCGGGTATAGTAAAAAACAAAGATTTGTCACAGTTTATATTGTAA
- the fliF gene encoding flagellar basal-body MS-ring/collar protein FliF, which produces MNERLTKIKNDTSQFWTSRSKKQKIVMIGSVIGVIALAAVITIFATKTTYVPLYKDLSTREIGQVKEALDSQGVKYEIAPGGTSILVPEEQVDSLLVQLASEGYPQTGTIDYSFANSSGFGMTDNEFNLLKKAATETEIAKLIKNLEGVKDAKVMINVPEKGVFLKEANLEEATASIVLNTDPGYKFTEQQISTMYNLVAKSVPNLNTDNIVISNQFSEYFDLNAATADGASTTTAEGQLQAKKLVERDLQRQVQNMLGTLMGQDKVIVSVTTDIDFKKENREENLVSPVDEENMAGIAISAQRITEQYSGTGAAATGTPEAETTTDNFTTYNEGAMGNGDYERTEETINNDVNRIRKDIQEAPYKIQDIGIQVIVEPPTATDAASLPDGVREDIEKILSTIVRTTISKDVAAELTQEQINEKVAVSVQPLNGKATDVAEETPVIPWWVWVIGGILLAVILLLAFFIIRSRKRAKEEEELSILEEQEELMIDDINEEIETEATMRRKQLEKMAKEKPDDFAKLLRSWIAED; this is translated from the coding sequence ATGAATGAACGATTGACGAAAATAAAAAACGACACCAGCCAATTTTGGACAAGTCGTAGTAAAAAACAAAAGATTGTAATGATTGGATCCGTCATCGGAGTAATAGCACTAGCGGCAGTTATTACAATTTTTGCTACAAAGACTACATACGTACCTCTCTACAAAGATTTATCGACAAGAGAAATCGGGCAAGTAAAAGAAGCGTTGGATTCTCAAGGGGTCAAATATGAAATTGCCCCAGGTGGAACATCGATTTTAGTCCCGGAGGAACAAGTGGATTCCCTATTAGTACAATTAGCTTCAGAGGGATATCCGCAAACAGGTACAATTGATTATTCATTTGCGAACAGCTCTGGATTTGGTATGACAGATAATGAGTTTAATCTATTGAAAAAGGCAGCAACTGAAACAGAGATTGCTAAGCTCATTAAAAATCTTGAGGGTGTAAAAGATGCAAAAGTGATGATAAATGTACCTGAAAAGGGAGTATTCTTAAAAGAAGCTAACTTAGAAGAAGCCACTGCATCTATTGTTTTGAATACTGATCCAGGTTATAAATTTACAGAGCAGCAAATTTCAACAATGTATAATTTAGTAGCAAAAAGTGTTCCGAACTTAAATACGGATAATATTGTAATTTCCAACCAATTTTCTGAGTACTTTGATTTGAATGCTGCCACTGCTGATGGAGCTTCCACAACAACAGCTGAAGGTCAATTACAGGCAAAGAAATTGGTGGAGCGTGATCTTCAGCGTCAAGTGCAAAATATGCTTGGTACACTGATGGGGCAGGATAAAGTCATTGTTTCTGTAACAACAGACATTGATTTCAAAAAAGAAAATCGTGAAGAAAATCTAGTTTCGCCAGTTGATGAAGAAAATATGGCTGGAATTGCTATTAGTGCACAGCGCATTACAGAACAATATTCTGGTACTGGAGCTGCAGCCACTGGTACACCTGAAGCAGAAACAACAACAGATAACTTCACAACTTATAATGAAGGTGCGATGGGGAACGGGGATTATGAACGTACAGAGGAAACGATTAATAATGACGTAAACCGTATCCGTAAAGATATTCAAGAGGCACCTTATAAAATTCAAGATATTGGTATCCAAGTAATTGTAGAGCCACCAACAGCGACAGATGCAGCTTCATTACCTGATGGGGTTCGAGAAGATATTGAGAAAATTTTAAGCACTATTGTTCGTACAACGATTTCTAAGGATGTTGCAGCAGAGCTTACTCAAGAGCAAATTAATGAAAAAGTGGCTGTTTCAGTACAACCTTTAAATGGGAAAGCAACAGATGTGGCTGAAGAAACGCCTGTTATTCCATGGTGGGTTTGGGTCATTGGCGGTATCCTATTAGCTGTTATACTATTGCTGGCATTCTTCATTATCCGCTCACGTAAACGTGCGAAGGAAGAAGAGGAACTTAGCATCCTAGAAGAACAAGAAGAACTAATGATTGATGATATAAATGAAGAAATTGAAACGGAAGCTACAATGCGTCGTAAGCAGCTTGAAAAAATGGCAAAAGAAAAGCCAGACGATTTTGCAAAGTTACTGCGTAGTTGGATTGCTGAAGACTAA
- the codY gene encoding GTP-sensing pleiotropic transcriptional regulator CodY encodes MNLLEKTRKINSMLQASAGKPVNFKEMADTLGDIIDSNVYIVSRKGKLLGISIHQQIENERMKKMFEERQFPEEYTHSLFTISETSSNLDINNEHTAFPVENKELFQNALTTIVPIVGGGERLGTLILARLSAQFEDDDLILAEYGATVVGMEILREKSEEIEEEARSRAVVQMAINSLSYSELEAIEHIFEELDGNEGLLVASKIADRVGITRSVIVNALRKLESAGVIESRSLGMKGTYIKVLNDKFLNALAEIKMK; translated from the coding sequence ATGAATTTATTAGAAAAAACACGTAAAATTAACTCAATGCTTCAAGCATCTGCTGGTAAACCGGTAAACTTTAAGGAAATGGCTGACACACTAGGTGATATTATAGATAGCAATGTTTACATTGTGAGCCGTAAAGGAAAGCTTTTAGGCATTTCCATCCATCAGCAAATAGAAAATGAGCGAATGAAGAAGATGTTTGAAGAGCGTCAATTCCCTGAAGAGTATACACATAGCTTGTTTACAATTTCAGAAACATCATCAAATCTAGATATAAATAATGAGCATACTGCTTTCCCAGTAGAAAATAAAGAGTTATTCCAAAATGCGCTAACAACTATTGTGCCAATCGTTGGTGGTGGAGAACGCCTTGGAACATTAATTCTTGCACGTTTATCTGCACAATTTGAGGATGATGATTTAATTTTAGCTGAATATGGTGCAACAGTAGTTGGCATGGAAATTTTACGTGAGAAATCAGAAGAAATTGAAGAAGAAGCTCGTAGTCGAGCAGTTGTACAAATGGCGATTAATTCACTTTCTTACAGTGAGCTAGAAGCCATTGAACACATCTTTGAAGAACTTGATGGTAACGAAGGGTTACTAGTTGCTTCTAAAATTGCAGACCGAGTAGGAATTACACGTTCAGTGATTGTAAATGCATTACGTAAACTAGAATCAGCAGGTGTTATCGAATCTCGCTCTCTAGGGATGAAAGGTACTTATATTAAAGTGCTAAATGATAAGTTTCTAAATGCATTAGCAGAAATTAAAATGAAATAA
- the topA gene encoding type I DNA topoisomerase, translating to MADYLVIVESPAKAKTIERYLGKKYKVKASIGHVRDLPRSQMGVSAENNFEPKYITIRGKGPVLQELKTAAKKVKKVYLAADPDREGEAIAWHLATALNIDIHSDCRVVFNEITKDAIIESFKNPRPINMDLVDAQQTRRILDRLVGYNISPILWKKVKKGLSAGRVQSVALRMIIDRENEIKNFQPEEYWTIEGSFEKGKKTFDALYYGNGKDKIKLTNEEQVKAILKDVKGTDFNVVNVSKKERKRNAAPAFTTSSLQQEAARKLNFRAKKTMMLAQQLYEGIDIGKKEGTVGLITYMRTDSTRISDTAKAEAIAYIESKYGKEYISTDTKQAKKASNAQDAHEAIRPTSTMRSPDELKAVLSRDQLRLYRLIWERFIASQMAPAILDTVAVDLQNGDVLFRANGSQVKFAGFMKLYIEGTDDQTEETTKLLPEMEVGDQVKSLEIEPKQHFTQPPPRYSEARLVKTMEELGIGRPSTYAPTLDTIQRRGYVVLDAKRFMPTELGEIVHQLVLEFFPDIINIEFTAQMEQDLDDIEEGSRQWKNVVEEFYKDFEVHVKYADEAMEKVVIKDEPAGEDCELCGSPMVFKLGRYGKFMACSNFPDCRNTKAIMKPIGVKCPSCETGEIVERKSKTKRLFYGCNQYPECEFVSWDKPISRPCPKCSALLVEKKIKKGVQIQCTKCDYEEAPTQ from the coding sequence ATGGCGGATTATTTAGTGATTGTAGAATCACCAGCAAAAGCAAAAACAATTGAACGTTATTTAGGAAAAAAATATAAAGTGAAAGCGTCAATCGGACATGTTCGTGACTTACCACGTAGTCAGATGGGCGTTAGTGCTGAAAATAACTTTGAGCCTAAATATATTACTATTCGTGGTAAAGGGCCTGTTTTACAGGAATTAAAGACTGCAGCTAAAAAAGTGAAGAAAGTCTATCTAGCGGCCGATCCAGACCGCGAGGGAGAAGCGATTGCTTGGCACCTTGCGACTGCGTTAAATATTGATATTCATTCAGATTGTCGTGTTGTATTTAACGAAATAACAAAAGATGCAATTATAGAATCTTTTAAAAATCCACGTCCTATTAATATGGATCTTGTAGATGCACAGCAAACAAGACGTATATTGGACAGACTTGTTGGCTATAACATTAGTCCAATTCTTTGGAAAAAGGTTAAAAAGGGATTATCAGCAGGACGCGTTCAATCTGTAGCACTGCGCATGATTATTGATCGTGAAAATGAAATTAAAAATTTCCAACCTGAAGAGTATTGGACAATTGAGGGCTCTTTTGAGAAGGGGAAAAAAACGTTTGATGCACTTTACTATGGTAATGGCAAAGACAAAATTAAATTAACAAATGAAGAACAGGTAAAGGCTATATTAAAAGATGTAAAGGGTACTGATTTTAATGTAGTCAATGTTTCTAAGAAAGAGCGTAAACGAAATGCCGCACCAGCCTTTACGACATCTTCATTACAGCAAGAAGCGGCACGTAAGTTAAATTTCCGTGCGAAGAAGACAATGATGTTGGCACAACAATTATATGAAGGAATTGATATTGGTAAAAAAGAGGGAACTGTCGGTTTAATTACCTATATGCGTACTGATTCAACTCGTATTTCAGATACTGCAAAAGCGGAAGCGATTGCATACATTGAATCGAAATACGGAAAAGAATATATCTCAACAGATACGAAGCAGGCAAAAAAAGCATCAAATGCACAGGATGCCCATGAGGCGATTCGTCCAACTAGCACAATGCGTTCTCCGGATGAATTAAAAGCAGTTCTAAGTCGTGATCAATTACGCTTATATCGTTTAATTTGGGAACGCTTTATCGCAAGCCAGATGGCACCGGCTATACTTGATACAGTTGCTGTAGACCTTCAAAATGGTGATGTTTTATTCCGTGCAAATGGCTCACAAGTTAAATTTGCAGGCTTTATGAAGCTGTATATTGAAGGTACTGATGATCAGACAGAGGAAACTACAAAGCTTTTACCTGAAATGGAAGTTGGCGATCAAGTAAAGTCTCTTGAAATCGAGCCAAAGCAACATTTTACTCAGCCACCACCACGTTATTCAGAGGCGCGTCTTGTAAAAACAATGGAAGAGCTAGGTATAGGGCGCCCGTCCACATATGCACCGACCCTCGATACAATTCAGCGCCGTGGCTATGTCGTGTTAGATGCAAAGCGATTTATGCCAACAGAGCTAGGAGAAATCGTGCACCAACTCGTACTAGAATTTTTCCCTGATATCATAAACATCGAATTCACAGCACAAATGGAGCAAGATTTAGATGATATTGAAGAAGGTAGTCGGCAATGGAAAAATGTTGTAGAAGAGTTTTATAAAGATTTTGAGGTTCATGTAAAATATGCAGATGAGGCGATGGAAAAGGTTGTTATTAAAGATGAGCCGGCTGGCGAAGATTGTGAGCTTTGTGGGTCACCAATGGTCTTTAAACTAGGAAGATATGGGAAATTTATGGCTTGTTCAAACTTCCCGGATTGTCGCAATACTAAAGCGATTATGAAGCCAATTGGCGTAAAATGTCCTTCGTGCGAAACTGGTGAGATTGTAGAGCGTAAAAGTAAAACAAAGCGTTTATTCTATGGCTGTAATCAGTACCCTGAGTGTGAATTTGTTTCATGGGACAAGCCAATTAGTAGACCATGTCCAAAATGTAGTGCATTATTAGTAGAGAAAAAAATTAAAAAAGGTGTACAAATTCAGTGTACGAAATGTGACTATGAAGAAGCACCAACACAATGA
- the fliE gene encoding flagellar hook-basal body complex protein FliE, protein MTISSVSLMTPTQVVNQTNKLQTTPYEAQQNFANSLKEAIAKVNDQQITSDNFTQKLITGGDVELHEVMIASQKASITLNATIEVRNKVIEAYQEIMRMSV, encoded by the coding sequence ATGACAATTTCGTCCGTTTCACTAATGACACCAACCCAGGTTGTAAATCAAACAAATAAACTCCAGACGACACCTTATGAAGCACAGCAAAACTTTGCGAACTCTTTAAAAGAAGCAATAGCAAAAGTGAATGATCAGCAAATTACTTCTGATAATTTTACACAAAAGCTAATTACTGGTGGAGATGTAGAGTTGCATGAGGTGATGATTGCATCACAAAAAGCAAGCATTACATTAAATGCAACAATTGAAGTTCGCAATAAGGTGATTGAAGCTTACCAAGAAATAATGCGAATGAGTGTCTAG
- the flgC gene encoding flagellar basal body rod protein FlgC, producing the protein MSIFYGMNTTASALTAQRLRMDVISSNMANMDSTRARQVNGEWEPYRRKSVTFTAQEGQFSKFFNVALGKNAKSGVGNGVKVTQIKEDRETPFKLVYDPTHPDANADGYVNMPNVDPLREMVDLMSATRSYEANVTVFNANKSMLTKALEIGK; encoded by the coding sequence ATGTCTATTTTTTATGGAATGAATACCACTGCCTCAGCTTTAACAGCACAGCGTTTACGAATGGATGTCATTTCTTCGAATATGGCTAATATGGATTCTACGCGTGCTAGACAAGTAAATGGAGAGTGGGAGCCCTACCGCCGTAAGTCAGTAACATTTACAGCTCAAGAGGGTCAGTTTTCAAAATTTTTCAATGTTGCTCTAGGCAAAAACGCAAAAAGCGGCGTCGGCAACGGCGTAAAAGTAACACAAATAAAAGAAGATAGAGAAACACCTTTCAAACTTGTGTATGATCCAACTCATCCAGATGCAAACGCAGATGGCTATGTAAACATGCCAAATGTGGATCCATTAAGGGAAATGGTAGATTTAATGTCAGCTACTCGTTCTTATGAGGCAAACGTAACTGTATTTAATGCAAATAAATCTATGCTGACAAAGGCTTTAGAGATTGGTAAATAA
- the hslV gene encoding ATP-dependent protease subunit HslV: MGQIHATTIFAVHHNGGCAMAGDGQVTLGNAVVMKGTARKVRRLFNGQVLAGFAGSVADAFTLFEMFEGKLNEYNGNLQRAAVEVAKQWRGDKMLRQLEAMLLVMDKSTLLLVSGTGEVIEPDDGILAIGSGGNYALSAGRALKKYAGETMSAREIAEAALETAAEICVFTNHNIIVEALS, translated from the coding sequence ATGGGACAAATTCATGCGACAACGATATTTGCAGTTCATCATAATGGGGGCTGCGCAATGGCTGGTGATGGTCAAGTGACCTTAGGAAATGCAGTTGTGATGAAAGGTACGGCTAGGAAGGTCAGACGTCTGTTTAATGGGCAAGTCCTTGCTGGTTTTGCTGGATCAGTTGCCGATGCCTTTACACTTTTTGAAATGTTTGAAGGAAAGTTAAATGAATACAATGGTAATTTACAACGTGCAGCCGTAGAAGTTGCGAAGCAATGGCGTGGTGATAAAATGCTGCGCCAGTTGGAGGCAATGCTCCTTGTAATGGATAAAAGCACACTTCTTCTTGTTTCTGGGACTGGAGAAGTTATTGAACCTGATGATGGAATATTAGCAATTGGTTCTGGTGGAAACTATGCATTATCTGCTGGTCGAGCACTGAAAAAATATGCGGGCGAAACAATGTCTGCTCGTGAAATTGCTGAAGCAGCACTCGAAACTGCTGCTGAAATATGTGTATTTACGAATCATAATATTATCGTGGAGGCGCTGAGCTAA
- the flgB gene encoding flagellar basal body rod protein FlgB: MNLFGGTISSLENGLSYATLNHKTIANNIANVDTPNYKAKSVSFKDMLEEEKQISISAYRTDSRHYDFSIHQSTPGVNNIDGLRYRNNGNGVDMDAEQAKLAENQIYYNALIDRVNGKLNTLNTVIKGGK; encoded by the coding sequence TTGAACTTATTTGGAGGAACTATTAGTAGCCTGGAAAACGGACTTTCCTATGCAACTTTAAATCATAAAACAATTGCCAATAATATTGCAAATGTTGATACGCCGAATTATAAGGCGAAAAGTGTTAGCTTTAAGGATATGTTAGAAGAAGAAAAACAAATATCAATTTCAGCATATCGTACCGATAGCAGACATTATGATTTTTCGATTCATCAATCTACACCTGGTGTGAATAATATTGATGGCCTACGATATCGAAATAATGGTAATGGTGTTGATATGGATGCTGAACAGGCGAAATTAGCAGAAAATCAAATTTATTATAATGCTTTAATTGACCGTGTTAATGGTAAATTAAATACATTAAATACTGTTATAAAAGGAGGTAAGTAA
- the xerC gene encoding tyrosine recombinase XerC: protein MLVSSQDALEQFMLYIQVEKNFSVHTVREYESDLLDFLTFLQAEGVNDLASVEYIHARLYVTKLYDEKRARSSVSRKISSIRSFFRFLNRQFGIDDGAFRSLYHPKKEARLPSFFYEEELMQLFEANTGDDLKSIRNMAILELLYATGIRVSELTSIQVKDVDFHYSIIRVMGKGRKERIIPFGQFASLAMQVYIEQARPRLMKKTSHQQLFVNMRGGELTPRGVRHILTEMIDKASLHTKIYPHMLRHTFATHLLNNGADLRTVQELLGHAHLSSTQVYTHVTKEHLRQTYMNAHPRA, encoded by the coding sequence ATGTTAGTTTCGTCCCAAGATGCACTTGAACAGTTCATGCTTTACATCCAGGTAGAAAAGAACTTCTCTGTTCATACGGTGCGAGAATATGAATCAGACCTACTAGATTTTTTAACCTTTTTACAGGCAGAGGGTGTCAACGATTTAGCTAGTGTTGAGTATATACATGCACGTCTTTATGTAACAAAGTTGTACGATGAAAAAAGAGCAAGATCTTCAGTATCTAGAAAAATATCTTCCATACGCTCCTTTTTTCGTTTTCTAAATAGACAGTTCGGCATAGATGATGGAGCATTTCGTTCACTTTATCATCCGAAAAAAGAAGCACGCTTACCAAGTTTTTTCTACGAAGAGGAATTAATGCAGCTATTTGAAGCAAATACTGGTGATGATTTGAAATCAATCAGAAATATGGCTATATTAGAGCTGTTATATGCGACAGGAATTCGTGTGAGTGAACTAACTTCAATTCAAGTGAAGGATGTAGATTTTCATTATTCAATTATTCGAGTAATGGGAAAAGGACGAAAAGAGCGTATTATTCCATTCGGTCAGTTTGCGAGTTTAGCGATGCAGGTTTACATAGAGCAAGCTCGTCCACGATTGATGAAAAAAACAAGTCATCAGCAATTGTTTGTCAACATGCGTGGTGGGGAACTTACTCCTAGAGGGGTACGTCATATTTTAACAGAAATGATTGACAAAGCCTCACTCCATACGAAAATATATCCTCATATGCTTCGTCATACTTTTGCTACACATTTATTGAATAATGGCGCAGATTTACGTACGGTGCAGGAATTATTAGGCCACGCACATTTATCTTCTACGCAGGTTTACACACATGTAACGAAAGAGCATCTTCGTCAAACATATATGAATGCTCATCCAAGGGCATAA
- the trmFO gene encoding FADH(2)-oxidizing methylenetetrahydrofolate--tRNA-(uracil(54)-C(5))-methyltransferase TrmFO produces the protein MTEQVVNVIGAGLAGSEAAWQIAKRGVKVKLYEMRPVKQTPAHHTDKFAELVCSNSLRANGLTNAVGVIKEEMRMLDSVILKAADQCSVPAGGALAVDRHEFAGYVTEKVKNHPLVEVIHEEVTEIPEGITVIATGPLTSKALAEKIQGLTGLDYLYFYDAAAPIIEKDSIDMDKVYLKSRYDKGEAAYLNCPMTKEEFDRFRQALIEAEVVPLKEFEKEIYFEGCMPIEVMAARGEKTMLFGPMKPVGLEDPKTGKRPYAVVQLRQDDAAGTLYNIVGFQTHLKWGPQKEVLQLIPGLENVEIVRYGVMHRNTFINSPKVLEKTYQLREQKNIFFAGQMTGVEGYVESAGSGLIAGINAARLALGQDPIIFPFETALGSMARYITEAQAKNFQPMNVNFGIFPELPPGRRSKPERAEMHANRAISTICNFVNSQTI, from the coding sequence ATGACGGAACAAGTAGTAAATGTAATAGGAGCGGGCCTTGCAGGAAGCGAAGCGGCTTGGCAAATTGCCAAACGTGGTGTGAAAGTTAAACTTTATGAAATGCGTCCAGTAAAGCAAACACCAGCTCATCATACCGATAAATTTGCCGAGCTTGTATGTTCAAATTCTTTGCGTGCGAATGGTTTAACAAATGCTGTAGGCGTTATTAAAGAAGAAATGCGTATGCTAGATTCTGTTATCTTAAAGGCGGCAGACCAATGTTCAGTACCTGCTGGGGGTGCATTAGCAGTAGACCGTCACGAATTTGCTGGATATGTGACTGAGAAGGTGAAAAACCATCCGCTTGTGGAAGTTATTCATGAAGAGGTCACAGAAATTCCAGAAGGTATAACAGTTATTGCAACAGGACCTTTAACATCAAAAGCCTTAGCTGAAAAAATTCAAGGCTTAACAGGATTAGATTATCTTTATTTTTATGATGCAGCTGCACCTATCATCGAAAAAGATAGTATAGATATGGATAAAGTATATTTAAAATCCCGTTATGATAAAGGGGAGGCAGCCTATTTAAACTGTCCTATGACAAAGGAGGAGTTTGATCGTTTCCGCCAAGCATTAATTGAAGCGGAAGTTGTACCTTTGAAAGAATTTGAAAAGGAAATTTACTTTGAGGGATGTATGCCAATTGAAGTAATGGCAGCTCGTGGGGAGAAAACAATGTTATTTGGACCGATGAAACCAGTAGGTCTTGAAGATCCGAAGACAGGAAAGCGCCCGTATGCAGTTGTCCAATTACGCCAAGATGATGCTGCGGGTACTCTTTATAATATTGTTGGCTTCCAAACGCATTTAAAATGGGGACCACAGAAAGAAGTATTGCAGCTAATTCCTGGGTTAGAAAATGTGGAAATCGTTCGTTATGGTGTGATGCATAGAAATACCTTTATAAATTCACCGAAGGTATTAGAGAAAACTTATCAACTTCGTGAACAAAAAAATATTTTCTTTGCTGGTCAAATGACAGGTGTTGAAGGGTATGTTGAGTCAGCTGGTAGTGGACTAATTGCAGGGATTAATGCTGCTCGTTTAGCATTGGGGCAGGACCCAATTATTTTCCCATTCGAAACAGCATTAGGCAGTATGGCGCGTTATATAACAGAAGCGCAAGCAAAAAACTTCCAACCGATGAATGTTAACTTTGGAATTTTCCCTGAATTACCACCAGGTCGTCGTTCCAAACCAGAGCGTGCTGAGATGCATGCTAACCGTGCAATAAGCACAATTTGTAATTTTGTGAATTCACAAACAATTTAA